The Deinococcus humi genome has a segment encoding these proteins:
- a CDS encoding pyridoxal phosphate-dependent aminotransferase → MTSNPSVAGAPVGVRPAVRAVPAYPFSPIQVPIKLDQNENPYDFPAELKARTAERMLAQPWNRYPDLHADTLAAKIARYEDWDTGSVVVTPGSNVLIKLLTELAGIEQTVLTVDPTFSVYTLEAKMLGARLVQVPLNEDFSMPVDRLKVELQRQRPGVLYITQPHAPTGHVDDVAVVRELLEAAGEWVVVLDEAYYQYSGTDCRDLVRQHPNALSLRTFSKAWGLAGLRAGYALAGADLATQLQKLVPAFNINLLTQAALEVALENPGYVQERVAEGVAERERVLAALADHPTCQAIPSRANFFLLRTPDAEVAYRHLIDWGIVTRRQDRLTSLEGCLRVGIGTPAENDTLIEAVRALK, encoded by the coding sequence ATGACTTCCAATCCTTCTGTCGCGGGGGCGCCTGTGGGCGTGCGGCCTGCCGTGCGGGCTGTTCCGGCATACCCTTTCAGTCCCATTCAGGTGCCGATCAAGCTCGACCAGAACGAGAATCCCTATGATTTTCCGGCAGAGCTGAAGGCCAGGACCGCCGAGCGTATGCTGGCGCAGCCCTGGAACCGGTACCCGGACCTGCACGCCGATACCCTGGCCGCGAAAATTGCCCGCTACGAGGACTGGGACACGGGCAGTGTGGTGGTTACCCCTGGCAGCAACGTGCTGATCAAGCTCCTGACCGAGCTGGCAGGCATCGAGCAGACCGTGCTGACCGTCGATCCCACCTTCAGTGTGTACACCCTGGAGGCCAAGATGCTGGGCGCGCGGCTGGTGCAGGTACCGCTGAACGAGGACTTCTCGATGCCGGTGGACCGCCTGAAAGTCGAGCTGCAGCGCCAGCGCCCTGGCGTGCTGTACATCACCCAGCCACACGCTCCCACGGGACACGTGGATGACGTGGCCGTCGTGCGCGAGCTGCTGGAGGCTGCCGGTGAGTGGGTGGTGGTGCTGGACGAGGCGTACTACCAGTACAGCGGAACCGACTGCCGCGATCTGGTGCGCCAGCACCCCAACGCGCTGAGCCTGCGGACCTTCTCCAAGGCGTGGGGGCTGGCCGGACTGCGTGCCGGGTACGCGCTGGCGGGGGCCGATCTGGCCACGCAACTCCAGAAGCTGGTTCCGGCCTTCAACATCAACCTGCTGACCCAGGCCGCGCTGGAAGTGGCCCTGGAAAACCCCGGTTACGTGCAAGAGCGCGTTGCGGAAGGTGTCGCCGAGCGGGAGCGGGTGCTCGCAGCCCTGGCTGACCATCCCACCTGCCAGGCCATTCCCAGCCGCGCTAACTTCTTCCTGCTGCGGACCCCGGACGCCGAAGTCGCCTATCGCCACCTGATCGACTGGGGCATCGTCACCCGCCGTCAGGACCGCCTGACCAGTCTTGAGGGCTGCCTACGCGTCGGCATCGGCACACCT
- a CDS encoding TetR/AcrR family transcriptional regulator gives MTETAKPRRAQILDSASRLFSERGYHATSMRDLAGDLGMQGGSLYAHISGKEELLIEIVNVASRQFDEALFTLRGLELPADEKLREAMHRHIRVVADNMDSATVFFHEWKHLSPEAYARVTGWRDSIDAFYRELITRGIEEGTFRADLDPRMTAYLVLSAVNWAYTWYRPGGPLTPRDVADSFADMLLSGLRSEA, from the coding sequence ATGACTGAAACTGCCAAACCCCGCCGCGCCCAGATTCTCGATTCGGCCAGCCGCCTGTTCTCCGAACGCGGCTACCACGCCACCAGCATGCGCGATCTGGCAGGGGATCTGGGCATGCAGGGCGGCAGCCTGTACGCCCACATCAGCGGCAAGGAAGAGCTGCTGATCGAGATCGTGAACGTGGCCTCACGGCAGTTCGACGAGGCGCTGTTCACCCTGCGCGGCCTGGAACTGCCCGCCGACGAGAAGTTGCGCGAGGCGATGCACCGCCACATCCGGGTGGTGGCCGACAACATGGACAGCGCCACCGTGTTCTTTCACGAGTGGAAGCACCTGTCCCCCGAGGCCTACGCCCGAGTGACGGGGTGGCGCGACAGCATCGACGCCTTCTACCGCGAGCTGATCACGCGCGGCATCGAGGAGGGCACCTTCCGCGCCGATCTGGATCCGCGCATGACCGCGTATCTGGTGCTGTCCGCCGTGAACTGGGCCTACACCTGGTACCGCCCCGGCGGCCCGCTGACCCCCAGAGATGTGGCCGACTCCTTCGCCGATATGCTGCTGAGCGGGCTAAGGTCTGAAGCATGA